From Vogesella sp. XCS3, the proteins below share one genomic window:
- a CDS encoding ABC transporter ATP-binding protein has product MAELAIELIGVNKHFGEVHANKNITFGVRKGTVHGIIGENGAGKSTLMSIIYGYYQADSGTIKINGKAERIRSSHAAIGLGIGMVHQHFMLVDPFTVLENIVLGAEGGMTLDGSLAAARTHLQKLNQDYGLQVDPDAIVGELGVGTQQRVEILKTLYRGADVLILDEPTAVLTPQEADDLFRILRLLREQGKTVILITHKLREVMDITDDVTVMRAGEIVGQVRTADVTKEDLADLMVGRKVNMHLDKVAAVPGEKVLSVAGLNLVDGRGVALLKDISFDLHAGEIVGIAGVSGNGQSELLEVLSGMRDATSGSVQFKGKELVTLKTREPKAAAYRKLGIAHIPEDRSREGMVKDFMTFENAILGYHDDPSVRRGFLFNRKAIIERCRRFIDEFDVRPALTHRRIGLFSGGNQQKVILAREIHANPDLLLIGQPTRGVDIGAIEFIHKRLMQLRDEGKALLLVSVELDEIMALSDRIIVMNGGAISGELPAAEATATSLGLLMGGHK; this is encoded by the coding sequence AAATCCACGCTGATGAGCATTATCTACGGCTACTATCAGGCGGATTCCGGAACAATCAAGATTAACGGCAAGGCCGAGCGCATTCGTTCGTCGCATGCGGCTATCGGCTTGGGTATCGGCATGGTGCATCAGCATTTCATGCTGGTGGACCCGTTTACCGTGCTGGAAAACATTGTGCTGGGTGCCGAGGGCGGCATGACGCTGGACGGTAGCCTGGCTGCGGCGCGTACCCATTTGCAAAAGCTGAACCAGGATTACGGCCTGCAAGTCGACCCTGATGCGATTGTGGGCGAGCTGGGCGTGGGCACGCAGCAACGTGTGGAAATCCTGAAAACGCTGTATCGCGGTGCTGACGTGCTGATCCTGGATGAGCCGACCGCCGTGCTGACGCCGCAAGAGGCCGACGACCTGTTCCGCATCCTGCGCCTGCTGCGCGAGCAGGGCAAAACGGTGATCCTGATTACGCACAAACTGCGCGAGGTGATGGACATTACCGACGATGTTACGGTGATGCGTGCTGGCGAGATTGTGGGGCAGGTGCGTACTGCCGACGTTACCAAGGAAGACCTGGCCGACTTGATGGTTGGCCGCAAGGTGAACATGCACCTTGATAAGGTCGCTGCCGTGCCGGGCGAGAAGGTGTTGAGTGTTGCCGGCCTGAATCTGGTAGACGGCCGGGGCGTGGCGCTGCTGAAAGATATCAGCTTCGATCTGCATGCCGGCGAGATTGTCGGTATTGCCGGGGTGTCCGGTAATGGCCAGTCCGAGCTGCTGGAAGTGCTGTCCGGCATGCGTGACGCGACGTCTGGCTCGGTGCAGTTCAAGGGTAAAGAGCTGGTTACGCTGAAAACACGCGAGCCGAAGGCCGCTGCGTATCGCAAGCTAGGTATTGCGCACATTCCGGAAGACCGTTCGCGCGAGGGCATGGTGAAGGACTTCATGACCTTCGAGAACGCCATCCTGGGTTATCACGACGACCCGAGCGTGCGCCGTGGTTTCCTGTTTAACCGCAAGGCGATCATCGAGCGTTGCCGTCGTTTTATCGACGAGTTTGATGTGCGCCCGGCGCTGACGCACCGCCGTATCGGCCTGTTCTCGGGTGGTAACCAGCAGAAAGTGATTCTGGCGCGTGAAATTCACGCCAATCCGGACTTGCTGCTGATTGGCCAGCCTACGCGCGGCGTGGACATCGGCGCGATCGAGTTCATCCACAAGCGCCTGATGCAGCTGCGTGACGAGGGCAAGGCGTTGTTGCTGGTGTCGGTGGAGCTGGACGAGATCATGGCCTTGAGTGACCGCATTATCGTAATGAACGGTGGTGCCATTTCCGGCGAGCTGCCGGCGGCAGAAGCGACCGCCACCTCGCTGGGTTTGTTGATGGGGGGACATAAATGA
- a CDS encoding ABC transporter permease — MSQPANMPRWASLWLMPLLNLLAALFVSGLVIALIGEDPIECLKLMINGAFGYPEGIGYTLFYTTSFIFTGLAVAAAFHAGLFNIGGEGQMYLAGLGVTLVCLQFDFLPAYVVIPLAMLAAIVFGGAWALVPGYLQAKRGSHIVVTTIMFNFIASSLMTWLLVDKLRMAGSQTPATREFAQNAWVPMLHELFAPLGFELPNTPLNASFFLALVALVLFYLVVWHSPKGFVTRTVGLNEKAARYAGIPVDKVVIAVMCVSGALAGLAAINELLGSTHRMNMGFTNGIGFVGIAVALMGRNHPVGILLSALLFGALTQGGLDLSFEKPAITREMIIFTQGLIILFCGALENLFQTPLSAAFKRILKNQ, encoded by the coding sequence ATGAGTCAGCCAGCCAATATGCCGCGCTGGGCCAGCTTGTGGCTGATGCCGCTGCTGAACCTGCTTGCGGCGCTGTTTGTATCGGGTCTGGTGATTGCACTGATCGGTGAAGACCCGATCGAGTGCCTGAAGCTGATGATCAACGGCGCGTTTGGTTATCCGGAAGGTATCGGTTACACGCTGTTTTACACCACCAGTTTCATCTTTACCGGCCTGGCGGTAGCGGCAGCGTTTCACGCCGGCCTGTTCAATATCGGTGGTGAAGGCCAGATGTATCTGGCCGGCCTGGGTGTTACCCTGGTGTGCCTGCAGTTTGATTTCTTGCCGGCCTACGTGGTGATTCCATTGGCCATGTTGGCCGCCATCGTGTTTGGCGGGGCTTGGGCATTGGTGCCGGGTTATCTGCAAGCCAAGCGTGGTAGCCACATTGTGGTAACCACCATTATGTTCAACTTTATTGCCAGCTCGCTGATGACTTGGTTGCTGGTAGACAAGTTGCGCATGGCAGGTTCGCAAACCCCCGCAACACGCGAGTTTGCCCAGAACGCCTGGGTGCCGATGCTGCACGAGCTGTTTGCCCCGCTGGGTTTCGAACTGCCCAATACACCGCTGAATGCCAGCTTTTTCCTGGCGCTGGTGGCGCTGGTGTTGTTCTATCTGGTGGTATGGCATAGCCCGAAAGGCTTTGTGACCCGTACGGTGGGCCTGAATGAAAAAGCAGCCCGCTATGCCGGTATTCCGGTCGACAAGGTTGTGATCGCCGTGATGTGCGTGTCTGGTGCGCTGGCCGGTCTGGCTGCTATCAACGAGCTGCTGGGTTCTACCCATCGCATGAATATGGGTTTCACCAACGGTATCGGCTTTGTCGGTATTGCGGTGGCGCTGATGGGCCGTAACCATCCGGTAGGCATTTTGCTGTCTGCGCTACTGTTTGGTGCGCTAACCCAAGGTGGCCTGGACCTGTCGTTCGAGAAGCCGGCCATTACGCGAGAGATGATCATCTTCACCCAAGGCTTGATCATCCTGTTCTGCGGTGCGCTGGAAAACCTGTTCCAGACCCCGTTGTCGGCTGCGTTCAAACGCATCCTGAAGAACCAGTAA
- a CDS encoding ABC transporter permease, producing MDMIFSVLDATLRVSTPLVLAALAGLFSERSGVVDLALEGKMLAAAFAAACVAYIAQSPWVGLGAGIAAGMAVAMLHGVVSITYNGNQLISGVAINMMVSGVTPVLALAWFQQGGRTPTLSDDARFTAIELPFSDAIAHSPMLKTFFGHNILVYLALLLIFVVSWVVYKSRFGLRLRAVGENPHAADAAGISVKGVRYMAQAIGGALCGVAGAYLVLAQTGAFIQDMTAGKGYLALAALIFGKWRPWSAVLGCLIFAFTDAIQIRLQGVELPLIGSIPDAFIQALPYVLTVVLLAGFMGRAVAPKAIGVPFVKSR from the coding sequence ATGGACATGATTTTTAGTGTGCTGGACGCCACGCTGCGTGTGAGTACCCCGCTGGTGCTGGCGGCACTGGCCGGTCTGTTCTCCGAGCGCTCTGGCGTGGTGGATCTGGCACTGGAAGGCAAGATGCTGGCCGCAGCATTTGCTGCCGCCTGCGTGGCGTATATTGCTCAATCCCCGTGGGTAGGGCTGGGTGCTGGCATTGCCGCAGGGATGGCGGTGGCCATGCTGCATGGTGTGGTGTCGATTACCTATAACGGTAACCAGCTGATTTCCGGTGTGGCCATCAATATGATGGTGTCCGGTGTGACGCCTGTACTGGCCTTGGCCTGGTTCCAGCAAGGCGGCCGCACGCCGACCTTGTCGGACGACGCGCGTTTTACCGCTATCGAGCTGCCGTTTTCCGATGCTATCGCCCACAGTCCGATGTTGAAGACCTTCTTTGGCCACAACATTCTGGTGTACCTGGCACTGCTGCTGATTTTTGTGGTGAGCTGGGTGGTATACAAGAGCCGCTTTGGCTTGCGTCTGCGTGCCGTGGGTGAAAACCCGCATGCTGCCGATGCAGCAGGTATCAGCGTGAAGGGTGTGCGCTATATGGCGCAGGCCATTGGTGGCGCGCTGTGCGGTGTGGCCGGTGCTTACCTGGTGCTGGCGCAAACTGGCGCGTTCATCCAAGATATGACGGCCGGTAAAGGCTATCTGGCGCTGGCGGCGCTGATTTTTGGCAAGTGGCGCCCTTGGTCTGCGGTATTGGGTTGCCTGATTTTTGCCTTCACCGATGCGATCCAGATTCGCCTGCAGGGTGTGGAGCTGCCGCTGATTGGCAGTATTCCGGATGCCTTTATCCAGGCGCTGCCGTACGTGCTGACGGTAGTGTTGCTGGCAGGCTTCATGGGCCGTGCCGTGGCACCCAAAGCCATTGGCGTGCCTTTCGTGAAATCACGCTAA
- a CDS encoding tyrosine recombinase XerC — translation MDAHWQALIDAYDDQLRLAARSEHTRIAYRRDLTKLAQLLGSTQPEHTDGPAIQRALGQLRRHGLSPRTLARMLSTWRSLFEWMIRREWLAANPCAGVRAPRAGQRLPKTLSVDSAMQLLDTPAEDEREIRDAAIFELMYSSGLRLSETVSINLADIDLREALLKVQGKGNRERILPIGKQAVAALQRWLPLRQAADGEEALFVSSKGVRISSRQLARRLERWALHSGSEQHVHPHMLRHSFASHMLQSSGDLRAVQELLGHANLATTQIYTSLDFQHLAKVYDTAHPRAKLDDKDKQ, via the coding sequence ATGGACGCACACTGGCAAGCCCTGATTGATGCCTACGACGACCAGCTAAGGTTGGCCGCACGCAGCGAACACACCCGCATCGCCTACCGGCGGGACCTCACCAAGCTCGCCCAACTGCTGGGCAGCACCCAGCCCGAGCATACCGATGGCCCGGCCATACAGCGCGCCCTGGGCCAGTTGCGACGCCACGGCCTATCCCCACGCACGCTGGCGCGCATGCTCTCGACCTGGCGCAGCCTGTTCGAGTGGATGATCCGGCGCGAATGGCTGGCGGCCAACCCTTGCGCCGGCGTGCGTGCCCCACGCGCCGGGCAGCGCCTGCCCAAGACCCTGAGCGTGGACAGTGCCATGCAGCTGCTGGACACCCCTGCCGAAGACGAGCGAGAAATACGCGACGCCGCAATCTTCGAGCTGATGTATTCGTCCGGGCTGCGCCTCTCCGAAACCGTATCGATCAACCTGGCCGACATCGATCTACGCGAAGCGCTACTGAAAGTACAAGGCAAAGGCAACCGCGAGCGCATATTACCCATCGGCAAGCAGGCCGTTGCCGCGCTACAGCGCTGGCTGCCCTTGCGACAAGCGGCGGATGGCGAAGAAGCGCTGTTTGTCTCCAGCAAAGGTGTACGCATCAGTAGCCGCCAGCTGGCCCGTCGGCTGGAACGCTGGGCGCTGCACAGCGGTAGCGAACAGCATGTGCACCCGCACATGCTGCGCCACTCGTTTGCCAGCCACATGCTGCAGTCCTCCGGCGACCTGCGCGCGGTGCAAGAGCTACTAGGCCACGCCAATCTGGCCACCACCCAGATCTACACCAGCCTGGACTTTCAGCATCTGGCCAAGGTGTACGACACCGCACACCCGCGCGCCAAGCTGGATGACAAAGACAAGCAGTAA
- a CDS encoding MoxR family ATPase, with amino-acid sequence MKTRFNGTDNYIATDDLMMAVNAAITLQRPLLVKGEPGTGKTMLAEEIASALGKQLIIWPIKSTTKAQHGLYEYDAVSRLRDSQLGDDKVHDIRNYIRQGKLWQAFASEEQAVLLIDEIDKADIEFPNDLLRELDQMEFFVHETQEFIKARHRPIIIITSNNEKELPDAFLRRCFFHYIRFPDRDTLQQIIQVHYPDIRQQLVREALEVFTGIRDMNGLKKKPTTSELLDWLKLLDSEGISEQLLQQHRDSNTPPPMAGALLKNEQDMHFFERLMQMAKMRRG; translated from the coding sequence ATGAAAACCCGCTTTAACGGCACCGACAACTACATCGCCACCGATGATCTGATGATGGCAGTGAATGCCGCCATTACCCTGCAGCGCCCGCTACTGGTAAAAGGCGAGCCCGGCACCGGCAAGACCATGCTGGCCGAAGAAATCGCCAGCGCCCTGGGCAAACAGCTGATCATCTGGCCGATCAAATCCACCACCAAGGCGCAGCACGGCCTGTACGAGTACGATGCCGTGTCGCGCCTGCGCGATTCGCAGCTGGGCGACGACAAAGTGCACGATATCCGCAACTACATCCGCCAGGGCAAGCTATGGCAAGCCTTTGCCAGCGAAGAGCAAGCGGTATTGCTGATCGATGAAATCGACAAGGCAGACATCGAATTCCCCAACGACCTGCTGCGCGAGCTGGACCAGATGGAGTTCTTTGTGCACGAAACACAAGAATTCATCAAAGCGCGCCACCGCCCCATCATCATCATTACCTCCAATAACGAAAAAGAGCTGCCGGACGCTTTCCTGCGCCGCTGCTTCTTTCACTACATCCGCTTTCCGGACCGCGACACCCTGCAGCAAATCATCCAGGTGCACTACCCCGACATCCGCCAGCAGCTGGTTCGCGAAGCACTGGAAGTATTCACCGGCATTCGTGACATGAACGGGCTGAAAAAGAAGCCTACTACCTCAGAGCTGCTGGACTGGCTGAAACTGCTGGACAGCGAAGGCATCAGCGAACAGCTGCTGCAACAGCACCGCGACAGCAACACACCACCTCCCATGGCTGGCGCACTGCTGAAAAACGAGCAAGACATGCACTTCTTCGAGCGCCTGATGCAGATGGCGAAAATGCGGCGCGGCTAA
- a CDS encoding thioesterase family protein, translating to MARIQLDLPQSILFRTELQLAIADINYGGHMGNDAALRLAHEVRLRWLKSLDYTELNIEGFGIIVSDAAVMYMAEVFHGDVLHFELGLADHNKYGFDIVYSARSTRTQQEALRIKTGVVFFDYQQRKVSPAPAAFTARLAATQ from the coding sequence ATGGCTCGTATCCAACTAGATCTACCACAGAGTATTTTGTTCCGCACCGAACTGCAGCTTGCTATCGCCGACATCAACTACGGTGGCCACATGGGCAACGATGCGGCGTTGCGCCTGGCACACGAAGTACGCTTGCGCTGGCTCAAATCTCTCGATTACACCGAGCTAAATATCGAAGGCTTCGGTATTATCGTTAGTGACGCTGCGGTAATGTACATGGCAGAAGTGTTTCATGGCGATGTACTCCATTTCGAGCTGGGTCTGGCAGACCACAACAAGTACGGCTTCGACATCGTCTACAGCGCCCGCAGCACCCGAACGCAACAAGAGGCTCTGCGCATCAAAACAGGCGTGGTGTTTTTTGACTATCAACAACGAAAAGTCTCCCCGGCCCCCGCGGCATTTACCGCCAGGCTGGCAGCTACACAATAA
- a CDS encoding universal stress protein, whose protein sequence is MYQRIYIPVDDSATSALALAEACKLAKEVGAVVRLVHVVDLAQFGWGGAEFLDAAELQGAIKQAGEQVLAACHAKVVAQGLAVESRILESWGDRIASVIVEDANSWGADLMVMGTHGLGGLLHLLMGSVAEGVLKQADVPVLLVRNPGED, encoded by the coding sequence ATGTATCAGCGTATTTATATTCCGGTAGATGACAGCGCTACATCGGCACTGGCGTTGGCAGAAGCGTGCAAGCTAGCCAAAGAGGTGGGTGCTGTGGTGCGCTTGGTGCACGTGGTGGATCTGGCGCAGTTTGGCTGGGGTGGGGCCGAGTTTCTGGATGCGGCTGAGCTGCAAGGCGCCATCAAGCAGGCTGGGGAGCAGGTATTGGCTGCGTGTCATGCCAAGGTGGTGGCGCAGGGGTTGGCGGTGGAATCCCGCATTCTGGAAAGCTGGGGCGACCGCATTGCAAGTGTCATCGTCGAGGATGCCAATAGCTGGGGTGCCGACCTGATGGTGATGGGTACGCACGGGCTGGGTGGCTTGCTGCATTTGCTGATGGGGAGTGTGGCAGAAGGTGTGCTGAAGCAGGCTGATGTGCCGGTGCTCTTGGTGCGCAACCCGGGTGAGGATTGA
- a CDS encoding DNA-binding transcriptional regulator: protein MKLFDKIANPREIRRKLGLNQQEFWSRIGVTQSGGSRYESGRNMPKPVRELLRLVHVEQIDLTKVRREDFEIVEYLKETHPDLYKSLRKAVRARMDAQTEGSADTAEA from the coding sequence ATGAAACTGTTTGACAAAATCGCCAATCCACGTGAAATCCGCCGCAAACTGGGTCTGAACCAGCAAGAATTCTGGAGCCGCATCGGCGTTACCCAGTCTGGCGGCAGCCGCTACGAAAGCGGCCGCAACATGCCAAAACCAGTACGCGAGCTGCTGCGTCTGGTTCATGTTGAGCAAATCGACCTGACAAAAGTACGTCGCGAAGATTTCGAAATCGTGGAATACCTGAAAGAGACTCACCCTGACCTGTACAAGAGCCTGCGCAAAGCCGTGCGTGCCCGCATGGATGCCCAGACCGAAGGCAGCGCAGATACTGCCGAAGCCTGA
- the argE gene encoding acetylornithine deacetylase produces the protein MNCLPATEAILSRLLSFDTTSRGSNLALIEWVAGWLEQYGVLSTLTFNDEKTKANLFAHLGDTSLPAVVLSGHTDVVPVDGQQWHYPPFDMTVHDGLVYGRGSADMKGFIACVLAAVPRWQQLAADGVMTRSLGIALSYDEEIGCLGVGRLIDDLLARQVPVAGCIIGEPTMMRPVIAHKGIAHYRVHVRGRAAHSSLTPQGVNAIEYAARLVTHIRKLADAEQSFGSRHPLYDVPFATLQTGLIKGGNAANIVPKDCEFVFEVRWLPGDVHERFVASVKDYAQVLLAEMQQVAPEADIQFEALVNCPPFEYSPGSEITRHVEALCLGCSHDAVAYTTEAGRFHEAGIPCVVCGPGSIEQAHRPDEFVSQAQLAACDAWLDQLFLRLKQA, from the coding sequence ATGAACTGCCTGCCTGCTACCGAAGCCATTTTATCCCGATTGTTATCGTTCGACACTACCAGCCGTGGCTCAAATCTGGCGCTTATTGAGTGGGTGGCAGGCTGGCTTGAGCAGTATGGTGTGCTTAGTACGCTCACATTTAATGATGAAAAAACCAAGGCGAATTTGTTCGCCCATTTGGGCGATACGTCGCTGCCTGCGGTGGTGCTGTCGGGGCATACCGATGTGGTGCCGGTAGATGGCCAGCAATGGCACTATCCCCCCTTTGACATGACGGTTCATGATGGCTTGGTTTACGGCCGCGGTAGCGCGGACATGAAAGGGTTTATTGCGTGCGTGTTGGCCGCAGTGCCGCGCTGGCAGCAGCTGGCCGCTGACGGGGTAATGACACGTAGCCTTGGCATTGCGCTTTCGTACGACGAAGAGATCGGTTGTCTGGGGGTAGGCCGGCTGATTGATGACTTGCTGGCGCGCCAGGTGCCGGTGGCGGGTTGCATTATCGGCGAGCCCACCATGATGCGCCCGGTGATTGCGCACAAGGGTATTGCACATTATCGCGTGCATGTGCGCGGCCGCGCAGCGCATTCATCACTTACCCCGCAAGGCGTAAATGCAATCGAGTACGCGGCACGGCTGGTAACGCATATCCGCAAGCTGGCCGATGCTGAACAGTCCTTTGGCAGCCGCCACCCGCTGTACGATGTGCCGTTTGCCACGCTGCAAACCGGGCTGATCAAGGGTGGTAATGCGGCCAACATCGTGCCCAAGGACTGCGAGTTTGTGTTTGAGGTGCGTTGGTTGCCGGGCGATGTGCACGAGCGCTTTGTGGCGTCGGTCAAAGACTATGCGCAGGTGCTGCTGGCAGAGATGCAGCAAGTAGCACCAGAGGCAGATATCCAGTTTGAAGCATTGGTCAATTGCCCGCCGTTTGAATACTCGCCAGGTAGCGAAATTACCCGCCATGTGGAGGCGCTATGCCTGGGTTGCAGCCATGATGCCGTGGCGTATACCACCGAGGCCGGGCGCTTTCACGAGGCCGGCATCCCCTGTGTGGTGTGCGGGCCGGGTTCGATCGAACAGGCGCACCGCCCGGACGAGTTTGTCAGCCAGGCGCAGCTGGCTGCTTGCGATGCCTGGCTCGACCAGCTGTTCTTGCGCCTGAAACAGGCGTAA
- a CDS encoding sodium-dependent transporter, producing MKNDTRPAAPQTAGNSRDAFTSSFGVLAATLGSAVGLGNIWKFPYVTGANGGASFLVVYVLATLLVGLPVMIAEIMLGRRAKADAVTTLRTLAPAGQPWWLIGGFGVIAAFLIMSFYSEVAAWVFAYVFKALRGDILSSDPAVTSAAFGALISDPLQSLLWQWAVLLMIGGILLMGVAKGIEAVTKKLMPVLFLLLLVICARSLMLPGAMAGLSFLFTPDWSKITGEVVLVAMGLAFFKLSIGMGTMMTYGSYFRDDQNIPATTLRVMSADLFVSMLAGIAIFPAVFSFGFKPEAGPSLLFITIPAVFASMPMGHLFMVLFFVLAAVAATGAMLSILEVPVSVMAGRLGVSRKKATLINLLLLALIGATCALSNSLLADVKPFGMTFFDLFDFISSYILMPLGGIFICLFVSWVWGKGNMTAALSNDGRLANGKVVAGLYVLLKFVTPLLILLVMLKGLGLL from the coding sequence ATGAAGAACGATACAAGACCCGCAGCACCACAGACTGCGGGCAATAGCCGGGACGCCTTCACCTCCAGCTTTGGCGTGTTGGCAGCAACGCTGGGCTCAGCCGTGGGGCTGGGCAATATCTGGAAGTTTCCCTACGTTACCGGTGCCAATGGCGGTGCCAGCTTCCTGGTGGTGTATGTGCTGGCGACCTTGCTGGTCGGCCTGCCGGTGATGATTGCCGAAATCATGCTGGGCCGCCGGGCCAAGGCAGATGCAGTGACCACGCTGCGTACGCTGGCCCCTGCAGGCCAGCCGTGGTGGCTGATTGGCGGTTTTGGCGTGATCGCTGCGTTCCTGATCATGTCGTTCTATTCCGAAGTGGCTGCGTGGGTATTTGCCTATGTGTTCAAGGCACTGCGTGGTGACATTCTGTCCAGCGACCCGGCTGTTACGTCGGCGGCGTTTGGCGCGCTGATCAGCGACCCGCTGCAGTCGCTGCTGTGGCAGTGGGCTGTGCTGCTGATGATTGGCGGCATTTTGCTGATGGGCGTGGCCAAAGGTATCGAGGCGGTCACCAAAAAACTGATGCCGGTACTGTTTTTGCTGCTGCTGGTGATTTGCGCGCGTAGCCTGATGTTGCCAGGCGCCATGGCTGGGCTGTCTTTCCTGTTTACCCCGGACTGGAGCAAAATCACCGGTGAAGTGGTGCTGGTAGCCATGGGCCTGGCCTTTTTCAAGCTGTCCATCGGCATGGGTACCATGATGACCTACGGCAGCTATTTCCGTGATGACCAGAATATTCCTGCCACCACCCTGCGCGTAATGAGTGCCGACCTGTTTGTGTCCATGCTGGCCGGTATTGCCATTTTCCCGGCGGTATTCAGCTTCGGTTTCAAGCCGGAAGCCGGCCCGTCCTTGCTGTTCATCACCATTCCGGCCGTGTTTGCCAGCATGCCGATGGGCCACCTGTTCATGGTGCTGTTCTTTGTGCTGGCCGCCGTGGCGGCGACTGGCGCCATGCTGTCCATTCTGGAAGTGCCGGTATCCGTGATGGCGGGCCGCTTGGGTGTGTCGCGCAAGAAAGCTACGCTGATCAACCTGCTGTTGCTGGCGCTGATTGGTGCCACCTGCGCGCTGTCCAATAGCCTGCTGGCCGATGTCAAGCCGTTCGGCATGACCTTCTTCGACCTGTTTGACTTCATCTCGTCGTATATCCTGATGCCACTGGGCGGTATCTTCATCTGCCTGTTTGTGTCCTGGGTATGGGGCAAGGGCAATATGACTGCCGCACTGAGTAATGATGGCCGACTGGCCAATGGCAAGGTGGTTGCCGGCCTGTATGTGCTGTTGAAGTTTGTGACCCCGCTGCTGATCTTGCTGGTGATGCTCAAGGGTTTGGGTTTGCTGTAA
- a CDS encoding cupin domain-containing protein, translating to MKIVRVSEQHCVPQQDRPNPQRLVAGNPLRHTWPVYESADGVCAAGIWACETGAWRIAFADNKHEFFAVISGCVCLTDEAGHAETFGPGEAAVIPAGFRGEFRVLQPVRKYYVIVTAAAT from the coding sequence ATGAAGATAGTGCGCGTCAGCGAGCAGCATTGCGTGCCGCAACAAGACAGACCGAACCCGCAGCGTCTGGTGGCGGGTAACCCGCTGCGGCATACCTGGCCGGTGTATGAGTCGGCTGACGGTGTATGTGCGGCCGGTATCTGGGCTTGCGAGACCGGTGCCTGGCGGATTGCCTTTGCCGATAACAAGCACGAATTCTTTGCCGTGATCAGCGGCTGCGTGTGCCTGACAGACGAAGCCGGCCACGCCGAGACATTCGGCCCCGGCGAGGCGGCTGTGATTCCGGCTGGCTTTCGCGGCGAGTTTCGCGTGCTGCAGCCGGTGCGCAAGTACTACGTGATCGTCACTGCCGCGGCAACCTAG
- a CDS encoding TRAP transporter substrate-binding protein yields the protein MERRSFLKKAGAAGLATAAVAAPAMAADGPTVRWRLASSFPKSLDTIYGAAEQLGKRVAELTGGKFQIRSFPGGEIVPGTQVLDAVQNGTVECGHTASYYYVGKNKAFAFDTALPFGLTSRQQNAWLYYGGGMALMREFFAKYNVVNFPGGNTGTQMGGWFRKEVKSLADLKGLKMRIPGFGGEIMAALGAVPQTLAGGDIYPALEKGTIDATEWVGPYDDEKLGFYKVAKHYYYPGFWEPGPNLSFYVSKKEWDKLPADYKAAFEVAAAEANISMQAEYDAKNPVALVSLLQKGTKLHQFPADIMKAAQKTAFELYEKEATTNPDFKKIYTEWKKFRTLQHGWFNLAENKLENFMYANKVK from the coding sequence GTGGAAAGACGCTCGTTCCTGAAGAAAGCCGGCGCAGCCGGCCTGGCCACCGCTGCCGTTGCGGCACCTGCCATGGCGGCCGATGGCCCAACCGTACGCTGGCGCCTGGCATCCAGCTTCCCGAAAAGCCTGGACACCATTTATGGCGCAGCAGAACAGCTGGGCAAGCGCGTAGCCGAGCTGACCGGCGGCAAATTCCAGATCCGCAGCTTCCCTGGCGGCGAGATCGTACCGGGCACCCAGGTGCTGGATGCCGTGCAAAACGGCACCGTAGAGTGTGGCCACACCGCCAGCTACTACTATGTGGGCAAAAACAAGGCTTTTGCCTTTGATACCGCCCTGCCTTTCGGCCTGACTTCCCGCCAGCAAAATGCCTGGCTGTACTACGGCGGCGGCATGGCGCTGATGCGAGAGTTCTTTGCCAAGTACAATGTGGTGAACTTCCCGGGTGGCAATACCGGCACCCAGATGGGTGGCTGGTTCCGTAAAGAAGTGAAATCCCTGGCCGATCTCAAAGGCCTGAAAATGCGTATCCCGGGCTTTGGCGGCGAGATCATGGCCGCCCTGGGCGCCGTACCGCAAACCCTGGCCGGTGGTGACATCTACCCGGCGCTGGAAAAAGGCACCATCGACGCTACCGAGTGGGTAGGCCCGTACGATGATGAAAAGCTGGGCTTCTACAAAGTGGCCAAGCACTACTACTACCCGGGCTTCTGGGAGCCGGGTCCGAACCTGTCTTTCTATGTATCCAAGAAAGAATGGGACAAGCTGCCAGCCGACTACAAAGCCGCCTTTGAAGTTGCCGCTGCCGAAGCCAACATCAGCATGCAAGCTGAATACGACGCCAAGAACCCGGTGGCACTGGTGAGCCTGCTGCAAAAAGGTACCAAGCTGCACCAATTCCCTGCCGACATCATGAAAGCCGCACAGAAAACGGCCTTCGAGCTGTACGAGAAGGAAGCCACCACCAACCCGGATTTCAAGAAAATCTATACCGAGTGGAAGAAGTTCCGCACCTTGCAGCACGGCTGGTTCAACCTGGCCGAGAACAAGCTGGAAAACTTCATGTATGCCAACAAGGTGAAGTAA